The following coding sequences are from one Triticum aestivum cultivar Chinese Spring chromosome 5A, IWGSC CS RefSeq v2.1, whole genome shotgun sequence window:
- the LOC123101344 gene encoding photosystem I chlorophyll a/b-binding protein 6, chloroplastic-like: protein MHGRRAMLAAARILVPEVLHKRGFMDEFSWYTAGEREYFADPWTMFVTHMALMGWVEGRRWMDYLNPGSVDIEPRFPNRRNPTPDVGYPGGLWFDWGNWGRGSPEHVMVLCTKEIKNGRLAMLAFVGFRFQVVYTGKGPLDNLFAHLADPGHFNIFLAFTSH from the exons ATGCACGGCCGGCGGGCAATGCTGGCGGCAGCCAGGATCCTGGTCCCGGAGGTCCTGCACAAGCGGGGCTTCATGGACGAGTTCTCATGGTACACGGCCGGCGAGCGTGAGTACTTCGCGGACCCATGGACGATGTTCGTGACTCATATGGCGCTCATGGGGTGGGTAGAGGGCCGGCGGTGGATGGACTACCTCAACCCGGGATCCGTGGACATTGAGCCGCGGTTCCCCAACCGCAGGAACCCCACCCCGGACGTGGGGTACCCGGGCGGGTTGTGGTTCGACTGGGGCAACTGGGGCCGCGGCTCGCCGGAGCACGTCATGGTGCTCTGCACCAAGGAGATCAAGAACGGCCGCCTCGCCATGCTCGCCTTCGTCGGCTTCCGGTTCCAAGTCGTCTACACCGGCAAGGGCCCCCTCGACAACCTCTTCGCACACCTCGCCGACCCCGGCCACTTCAACATCTTCTTG GCGTTCACGTCCCACTGA